The genomic segment CCCTGATCGTGATCGGATCGGTGTTCATCCTCGTGGGCTCCTACGGGCTCCTGAAGCTCGACAGCCCCATGTCGCGCCTGCATGCGCCCACCAAGGCCGGAACGCTGGGTGTCGGCAGCACGCTCGCCGCCTCGATGGCCTATGCCTTCATCTGGGGCGAGGGCTCGATGCACGAGCTGCTGATCATGGGCTTCCTCTTCGTCACGGCGCCCGTCTCGGCCATGTTCATCGCCAAGGTCGCCATCCATCGCCGCCGCGTCGCCGAAGAACCGCCCCAGCCCCCCGAAGACAGCACCTGGGCCACCCAGGCGACCCCGGCCACCGAGGAACAGGGCTGACGCTCAGATACTGGTTTCCATCCGGTAGCCCGGCCGGAAATACTGCCTGACCCCGGTGATCGACCGGTCATTGTCCCATGTCACCCGGTCGATCACGAAGATCGCCGCGCCCGGCTCGCAACCAAGGACACCGGCGACC from the Roseovarius indicus genome contains:
- a CDS encoding Na+/H+ antiporter subunit G produces the protein MMEAAEILVSALIVIGSVFILVGSYGLLKLDSPMSRLHAPTKAGTLGVGSTLAASMAYAFIWGEGSMHELLIMGFLFVTAPVSAMFIAKVAIHRRRVAEEPPQPPEDSTWATQATPATEEQG